The genomic interval CCTGGCCAGGCTGGCCGGGTTGCAGCCCGCCGGCGCGCTGATCGAGATCATGAACGAGGACGGCACGATGGCCCGCCTCCCGCAGTTGCAGGAGATCGCCCGAAAGTTCGACCTGAAGATCATCTCGATCGCCTCGCTGATCGCCTACCGGCTGCGCGAGGAGTCGATCGTCGAACGGGGCGTGACGGTTCCCCTGCCTACGGAGTGGGGCGACTTCCGCATCACGCCGTTCCGCCAGAAGTCGAACGGCGTGGAACACGTCGCGCTCACCAAAGGCGAATGGAGCGAAGAGGAGCCGGTGCTCATCCGCGTGCATTCGTCGTGCGCCACGGGCGACATTTTCGGCTCGTACCGCTGCGACTGCGGCGAGCAGCTCCACCGCGCGATGCAGATGATCCAGCGGGAAGGCAAGGGCGCCATCGTCTATCTCAATCAGGAGGGGCGCGGCATCGGACTCTGCAACAAGATCCACGCCTACAAGCTGCAGGACGAAGGACTCGACACCGTGGACGCCAACCTCCGGCTGGGCTTCAAGGCCGACGAACGCGACTACGGCGTGGGCGCGAGCATCATCCGCGAGCTGGGTATCCGCCACATGCGGCTGATGACCAACAACCCGCTCAAACGCGCCGGGCTGGAGGGCTACGGGCTGAAGATCGACGAGATCGTGCCCATCGTCATCGCGCCGAACAAGTACAACGAACATTACCTGGAGACCAAGCAGGAGCGTATGCATCATACGCTGGGACTGGAGAAGAAATAGCGCACGACCGGCCCGCGAAAGCGCGGCATCCGCCGCGGACGCCCGGACCGGCGCGACAAAAACGAAACCGCATCATGGACGCAAGGCAACTCCGCATCGTATTCATGGGCACGCCCGAATTCGCCGTGCCGTCGCTCCGCGCGCTGGTCGCCGGGGGCTACAACGTCGTGGGCGTCGTCACCGCCCCCGACAAACCCGCCGGACGCGGGAGGCAACTCCGCGAAAGCGACGTGAAGACCGCCGCCCGGGAGCTGGGGCTTCCGGTCCTGCAGCCCGAAAGGCTGAAGGCCCCGGAGTTCGTCGGGGCGCTGCGAGCGCTGCGGCCCGACCTGGGTATCGTCATCGCGTTCCGCATGCTGCCCGAGGTCGTGTGGGCCATGCCGCGACTGGGAACCTTCAACCTCCACGCCTCGCTGCTGCCTCAGTACAGGGGCGCCGCGCCGATCAACTGGGCGATCATCAACGGCGAGCGGGAGACGGGCGTGACGACCTTCCTGCTGAACCACGAGATCGACAAGGGAGCCATCCTCGCGCAGGCGCGCCTGCCGATCCTTCCGCAGGACAACGCCGGCACGCTCTACGAAAAGCTGATGACCGCCGGCGTCGCACTCGTCACGCGGACCGTGGAGCGCATCGCCGCGGGCGACATCGCCCCCGTCGAACAGCAATACGCCGACGAGGCGACGCTCCGCCCCGCGCCCAAGATCTTCAAGGAGGACTGCCGGATCGACTGGACGCTGCCGGGACGGAGGATCGTCGATTTCATCCGAGGGCTGGCGCCCTATCCGGCGGCCTGGAGCGACCTGATCCGCGAAGAGGGGGACCGGAAAGACGGCACGGCTCCCGGAGGAGAGAGCGGCGGGGCGGCCGGCGACGGACCGTCGGTCAAAATCTTCTCCGCGGCATTCGAAGCCGCCGCGCACGGACTGCGGCCGGGCACGGTCGCAAGCGACGGCCGCACCGAAATCCGCATCGCCTGCGCCGACGGCTGGATCATTCCCGGAGAGTTGCAGCTCGCGGGCAAGAAGCGGCTCCCGGTGCGCGAACTGCTGCTCGGCTGGCGCGACGCAAACCAATACCGCTTCGGACGATAGTCCGTCCGCATACAGGAGCACGCCCCGATACGCAATTCACCCCTGCCGCTGCGTACGGCAGGGGTGAATCCGTTCCGGGAACGACCTCACGCACCGACAGGCACGCCCTTGCCGATCTTCCGTTCGACCTCCTCCTTCGGCAACGGCTTCGTGCAGAAAAACCAGTCGCAGCACGTCACCCCCTCGGGCTGCTTCTCGCCGTCGTCGCCCTTCATCGGCACGATCACGTCGTCGCCCGGCCGCCAGTCGGCCGGCAGCGCGATCCGGAAGGCGTCGATGGTCTGCAATCCGATCAGCACCCGCTCGATCTCGTCGAAATTGCGCCCCAGCGCCAGCGGATAGCAGATCATGGCCCGCAGCACGCCCGTCGGGTCGATGAAAAAGACCGCCCGCACAGCCGCCGTCTCGCTCTCTCCTGGCTGAATCATGCCGTAGAGCGACGCGACCTTCATCCCCACATCGTCGATGATCGGGAATTCGACCCGCACGCCCCTCATCCCGCGGTATTCGATCCGGTCGCGGATCGTCCGCAGCCAGGCGATATGGCTGTTGCGGCTGTCCACCGAAAGCCCCACCAGCTCGCAGTTCAACGCCCGGAACCGCTCCGTGCGGGCCCCGAACGTAAGCACCTCGGTCGTGCAGATCGGCGTGAAATCGGCCGGATGGCTGAACAGAATCACCCATTTGCCCTTGTAATCGCCCGGGAAGCGGATCCTCCCCCGGGTCGTCATCGCCTCGAAAGCCGGGACGGGTTCCCCCAGCCGCGGCATCGTCCGTCGTTGTTCGTCCATAGTCTCTGAAATTTGAAATCCGTCCGACATTCCGCAAATTCGATACCCGAATGCCGCTTTCGAGGAAAAAATCCGTACCTTTGCGGCGTTTCCGAAAAAAACGCATTATGATCCGCACCCCGTTCGTCCGAACCGGTATCCCCGGCGGCAGTTCCCCGCTATTCCGGCCTGCGATCTACCTGCTGCTGACGCTGGCCTTCTATGCCGCGCTGTCGGCCGCGGACCGCATCTGGGAAATCCCGCATCCGCACCTGTTCGTCATCCGGCTCCGGCGATTCACCGACGCCATGCTGCTGGCGCTGCCCGTCTGGTTCCTGCACAAAAAACGGTGGGTGCTGCTCTGGATCGCGCTGGCCGACCTTTACCTGCTCTCGAACGTCTGGTACTACCGGAACTACGGCAACGTCATGCCGCTGCCCTCGTACCTGATGGTGCGCAACCTCGACGGCCTCGGTCCGAGCATCCGCAGCTCGATCCGGCTCCGGGACCTTTGGATCGTGCTTCCCTCGGTCTGCTTCGCCGTCTGCTATCCGTTCCTGAGCCGATACGATTCCAAAGGGGGGGGGAAGCGGTTCCGCATCGTGTGGTGCGCGGGCTGCCTGCTGTTCATCGCCGCCGTCGTCGCGCTGCCGTACCGCCACGACCGCAACAGTTTCAGCCATCCCTGGCCCTGTTTCCGGAACGAGCTCATGGTAGGCTACCGCGAATTCGGACTGATAAATTACTGGATCTACGAAATCGGCTGCTTGCAGGGCTGCTCGGATGAAGAAAAACAGTACGCCGCACAGTTCGTCGAAGCCTCCGAACGGAGGGCCTTCCGCGATCCGCTGACGCCGGAGCACCGGAAAAACCTCATCGTGGTACTCATGGAATCGCTCTCCAGTTGGCCCATAGGACTCACGGTCGAAGGGACCGAAGTGACTCCCTTTCTCGATTCGCTGGCCCGGGACACGAGCGTAATCTGCTTTCCGCACGTATTGCCGCAGGTGAAGGACGGCCGTTCGTCCGACGCCCAGTTGCTGCTCAATACCGGACTGCTGCCGATCGAAACCGGAGCCGCCGCCAGCCTCTACGGCAGCACGAACACCTATCCGTCGCTCCCGAAAGCGCTGGCCCGGAAGGGGTATGCCTCCGCCTCGTTCATCTGCGACTCCCGGTCCTACTGGAATCAAGAGGCCACGACGAAGAGTTACGGATTCGGCGCCCTGCACGAGAAGCTGGGCGAAGGCGGCCCCTCGGTCCGGGCCGACGAAAACCTGTACCGCCGCACCCTTCCGATCCTGCGGGAGCTGCCACAGCCGTTTTACGCCCAGTTGGTCACCATGTCGGGCCACGATGCCGTGAAAAGCGAGCTCGAAAGCCCGCTCAACGAAGCCTGCATCACGGACGAGCAGGCGAAATACTACCTGGTCGTCACGCAATACGCAGACCGTTGCCTCGCGGGGTTCATCGACTCGCTCAAACGGTGCGGGCTCTACGAGCGGAGCATCGTCGTCATCACGGGCGACCACGACTCGATCACCCGCAACCGCTACGAGGGACGCGAACGGTGCGAACTGAGCGACCGGTTCGTCCCGCTGTTCATTCTCAACGCCCCGCTGAAGGCCGTCGGCACGGATGCCGCGATCGCGCAATGCGACATCTATCCGAGCCTGCTGGACATGATGAACGCCGGGGATTACATCTTTCACGGACTGGGCGAAAGCGTCTTCCGCCGCCGGATCGACTGCGCGTCGGACCATTCGAGCGGCTGGGTCGGCGACAACACGGACGACTCGGTGCGGCAGTACCGCAAAGCGCTGTGGCGCGTCTCGGACATCCTGATCCGGTCGGATTATTTCAAATCCCGGACAGACGACTGAAACGGCTCATCTTCCGGACATAAAAGGACACTATAAAAATTCATTTGGAAAATATTCGTATATTTGTTCTATCATAACTAAAAAACAACGCCTATGAATAAATAGATCGTTTACCTGAAACACACGCGTACCGCCACCGCACAGCGAAGCACAGGTACATACATATAAAAAGCGTTAGCTTTATTGCTTGCTATTGAAACTTCGACAATTTCACAGCTGACAAGAGTAAAGCGTAAACGCTCACGTTTCTACGTGGGCTTTACTCATTATTTGTCAGCAAGGTAGTCGAAGACCTCAATAGCAAATAAAAGTTTAGCCTGCGTTTTTTATATGCTTGTCAATAACCCACATCAACTCAAGCATTATGAAAAAATCGTATCTAACATCCATGCTCGCACTCGTATGCTGTACCGTTTCGGCGCAGGATATCATACTAAAGAAAAACGCGGATGAAATTCAGGCCAAGGTCCTGAAAGTAACTGAAACGGAGATCGAATACAAAAAATGGGAAAATCTCGACGGCCCGATTTACACCATCCCGGCAAACGAAATATTCATCATCAAATATCAAAACGGTTCCAAAGATATCATTTCGGCCAACTCCGCCCGCACCCGATCGGATATCGCAGGAAACTTCCCGAAATATCAGGGAGAAATAGCAGCGGCATACGGACTCGGCGTGGGCAGGGTCTCCGAATTCATCAACACGGACCGGATCCTCTTCGAAACCGTACACGGCATACGCATCAACCCCTATCTATTCACCGGTCTGGGCCTCGGGTTCGACTATTTTTACGAATCCATAGACATGGAGGACTACTACGGAAACGCGATCGGCAGCTACGACGGAGCCGGAGTATTGTCTTCATTCATCAATCTGAAAGGATATTATCCGGCTACCAAAAAACTTGCTGTCTATTTTTCGCTCGACCTCGGTGCTGCATTCGGAGTAGCCGGTTGGGCCGAGGGAACGGAATTCCATACCAGCGTAGGTCCGGGTATCAACTGGGGAAACCGAAAAGGATCGCCCCGCGGAGATTTCAGCATCCGGTTCCAGCACATGGGAACCGGAACGAATGCCATTCTGTTCAGAATCGGCTTCGGGTTCTGAACAAACACGAGAAGAGGAGGCGCCCCGCAGGGCGCCTCCTCTTCTTCATACATGTCACCGGAATCAGCGTTTGCGGATGATCTCGCCGCCGTGGCGGATGGCCTCCTCGTTGGCCGGAAGCATTTTCCACGCCCGCTCCGGAAGCGACTTTTTCAGGCCCACCATCACGTTCTCCATCGCAACGACAGGACGCACCTTGAGGTAACCGCCCAGGATCATCGTGTTGAACAACTTGGCCTGACCCATCTTCGCGCACTCGGCCGTGGCGTCGATCGCATAGACTTCGATGTCCTTGCGCACCGGGTGCCGCGTGATGCCGTTCGTGTCGTAGATCAGCACGCCGCCCGGCTTGACCATCGGCTCGAACTTCTCCATCGACTGCTGGTTCAGAATGATCGCCGTGTCGAACTCGTGCGCGATGGGCGACGAAATCTTCCGGTCGGAGAGGATCACCGTCACGTTGGCCGTGCCGCCGCGCATCTCGGGACCGTAGGAGGGCATCCACGTCACCTCGAAGTCCTGCATCACGCCCGAATAGGCCAGAATCTTACCCATCGAAAGGACGCCCTGTCCTCCGAATCCTGCTATGATCAATGTCTCTTTCATCGCGTCTCCTCCATTTTTACGTCCTTGATATCGCCCAGCGGATAGAAGGGCAGCATGTTCTCGGCAAGCCACTTGTTCGAGGCCACGGGCGAGAGTTTCCAGCCGCTGTTGCAGGTCGAAACGACCTCCACGAGCGAAAAACCGTTACCGGCCATCGAATTTTCGAACGCCTTGCGGATCGCCTTCTTGCACTTGCGCACGTTGGCGGGCGTGTGCACGCTCTGACGCGTGATGTAGGTCGCACCGTCCAGATGAGCCATCATCTCGGCGATCTTGTAGGGATAACCGTTCAGCCGCGGGTCGCGGCCGTAGGGCGTCGTCGCCGTCTTCATGCCCAAGAGGGTGGTGGGGGCCATCTGACCGCCGGTCATGCCGTAGATCGCATTATTTATATAGATCGCCACGACGTTCTCGCCGCGTGCCGCCGCGTGGATCGACTCCGCCGTGCCGATGGCCGAAAGGTCGCCGTCGCCCTGGTAGGTGAAGACCAGATTTCCCGGGTGGAGCCGCTTCACGGCCGTAGCCACGGCCAGCGCGCGGCCGTGCGCCGCCTCGATCCAGTCGATGTCGATATAATTGTAGGCGAACACCGAGCAGCCCACGGGCGAAATGCCCACGGCCTTCTCCGCGAGGCCCATCTCGTCGATGACCTCCGCTACGAGTTTGTGCACCGTACCGTGGCTGCAGCCCGGACAGTAGTGCATGACGTTATCGGTGATGAGTCTGGGCTTCGCGTAGACCAGATTCTCCTGTTTGATTTCAACCTCTGCCATCGTCTTACTTGTTAATCAGTTTTTCCTTGAGCGCGTCGAGCACCTCGTCGGGATTGAAAAGCATACCGCCCTGACGGCCGTAGTGCTCCACGGGAGCCTTGCCGTTCACGGCCAGCCGCACGTCCTCGACCATCTGGCCGGCGTTCAGCTCGGCCGACAGGAAGCCCCTGACGCCGCGGGCGGCCAGTTCGGCGATCTGTTTCTTCGGGAAAGGGTAGAGCGTGATCGGACGCAGCAGGCCGACCTTCAACCCCTCGGCACGGGCCATTTCGACCGTCGCCGAACAGATGCGCGCCGACGATCCGAAGGCCACGATCACCCACTCCGCATCGTCGCATCCGATCGCCTCGTAACGCACCTCGTTCTCTTCGAGCGCACGGTACTTGTCCTGCAGCCG from Alistipes dispar carries:
- a CDS encoding bifunctional 3,4-dihydroxy-2-butanone-4-phosphate synthase/GTP cyclohydrolase II, which encodes MAKQTTLNSVEEVIEDFRNGKIVIVVDDEDRENEGDFIVAAEKITPEIVNFMLKEGRGVLCAPLSEERCAQLELNMMEENNTSLLGTPFTVTADLLGHGCTTGVSIHDRAATIRALADPATRPSDLGRPGHINPLRARQKGVLRRPGHTEAAVDLARLAGLQPAGALIEIMNEDGTMARLPQLQEIARKFDLKIISIASLIAYRLREESIVERGVTVPLPTEWGDFRITPFRQKSNGVEHVALTKGEWSEEEPVLIRVHSSCATGDIFGSYRCDCGEQLHRAMQMIQREGKGAIVYLNQEGRGIGLCNKIHAYKLQDEGLDTVDANLRLGFKADERDYGVGASIIRELGIRHMRLMTNNPLKRAGLEGYGLKIDEIVPIVIAPNKYNEHYLETKQERMHHTLGLEKK
- the fmt gene encoding methionyl-tRNA formyltransferase, with amino-acid sequence MDARQLRIVFMGTPEFAVPSLRALVAGGYNVVGVVTAPDKPAGRGRQLRESDVKTAARELGLPVLQPERLKAPEFVGALRALRPDLGIVIAFRMLPEVVWAMPRLGTFNLHASLLPQYRGAAPINWAIINGERETGVTTFLLNHEIDKGAILAQARLPILPQDNAGTLYEKLMTAGVALVTRTVERIAAGDIAPVEQQYADEATLRPAPKIFKEDCRIDWTLPGRRIVDFIRGLAPYPAAWSDLIREEGDRKDGTAPGGESGGAAGDGPSVKIFSAAFEAAAHGLRPGTVASDGRTEIRIACADGWIIPGELQLAGKKRLPVRELLLGWRDANQYRFGR
- a CDS encoding peroxiredoxin; protein product: MDEQRRTMPRLGEPVPAFEAMTTRGRIRFPGDYKGKWVILFSHPADFTPICTTEVLTFGARTERFRALNCELVGLSVDSRNSHIAWLRTIRDRIEYRGMRGVRVEFPIIDDVGMKVASLYGMIQPGESETAAVRAVFFIDPTGVLRAMICYPLALGRNFDEIERVLIGLQTIDAFRIALPADWRPGDDVIVPMKGDDGEKQPEGVTCCDWFFCTKPLPKEEVERKIGKGVPVGA
- a CDS encoding LTA synthase family protein, with the translated sequence MIRTPFVRTGIPGGSSPLFRPAIYLLLTLAFYAALSAADRIWEIPHPHLFVIRLRRFTDAMLLALPVWFLHKKRWVLLWIALADLYLLSNVWYYRNYGNVMPLPSYLMVRNLDGLGPSIRSSIRLRDLWIVLPSVCFAVCYPFLSRYDSKGGGKRFRIVWCAGCLLFIAAVVALPYRHDRNSFSHPWPCFRNELMVGYREFGLINYWIYEIGCLQGCSDEEKQYAAQFVEASERRAFRDPLTPEHRKNLIVVLMESLSSWPIGLTVEGTEVTPFLDSLARDTSVICFPHVLPQVKDGRSSDAQLLLNTGLLPIETGAAASLYGSTNTYPSLPKALARKGYASASFICDSRSYWNQEATTKSYGFGALHEKLGEGGPSVRADENLYRRTLPILRELPQPFYAQLVTMSGHDAVKSELESPLNEACITDEQAKYYLVVTQYADRCLAGFIDSLKRCGLYERSIVVITGDHDSITRNRYEGRERCELSDRFVPLFILNAPLKAVGTDAAIAQCDIYPSLLDMMNAGDYIFHGLGESVFRRRIDCASDHSSGWVGDNTDDSVRQYRKALWRVSDILIRSDYFKSRTDD
- a CDS encoding 2-oxoacid:acceptor oxidoreductase family protein, yielding MKETLIIAGFGGQGVLSMGKILAYSGVMQDFEVTWMPSYGPEMRGGTANVTVILSDRKISSPIAHEFDTAIILNQQSMEKFEPMVKPGGVLIYDTNGITRHPVRKDIEVYAIDATAECAKMGQAKLFNTMILGGYLKVRPVVAMENVMVGLKKSLPERAWKMLPANEEAIRHGGEIIRKR
- a CDS encoding thiamine pyrophosphate-dependent enzyme, with translation MAEVEIKQENLVYAKPRLITDNVMHYCPGCSHGTVHKLVAEVIDEMGLAEKAVGISPVGCSVFAYNYIDIDWIEAAHGRALAVATAVKRLHPGNLVFTYQGDGDLSAIGTAESIHAAARGENVVAIYINNAIYGMTGGQMAPTTLLGMKTATTPYGRDPRLNGYPYKIAEMMAHLDGATYITRQSVHTPANVRKCKKAIRKAFENSMAGNGFSLVEVVSTCNSGWKLSPVASNKWLAENMLPFYPLGDIKDVKMEETR